In the genome of Pempheris klunzingeri isolate RE-2024b chromosome 20, fPemKlu1.hap1, whole genome shotgun sequence, the window aaatcatCCCCTAACCtgaccaggaggcagagcgcGAGATGTGGCCTAAGAGATGCCCCCCAACCCCACCTAACaaccaccccccccacccccacccccccccaaacaGCCAAATGATCAGAGCCCGAGAATAAGAAATAACAAGGAAAATTAGGAGGTTACCTGGAATTATGTAGGCTacctattttatttattattattattattattattattattattattattattattattattattattatccctTCAAGCTTACAGAAATATCAGATATAACTGACTGACATTTCGATCATCTTGAGATTTGAATTGATTCATCTGTATgtgtatttaatttgtttttgtttttttttcatgtatttctgtcCATGCTTATGTTCTTTTAAATAGCCCTGATCTACCCatgtaaaacactttgtaaCCTTGTCAAAGAACGTGTCctacaaattaaaagcattatcattattcttgtgtatttattctATAAGTTGACTGTTTATCTGAAGAATAAAGAATCGATTAATCGTGTGTGAATCAAAAACTTTCTGGattatttgaaatattacacatttttgaGTGAGGTTGCTttttaaatatgatattaataGGATGCAAAACGTTGCAGCTTGACTTTGATATGACTCCATCATGCATTGTTTAGTTTAAATTTCTGATTCAGGTGGCTTTACACTGCAGGTGGAGACCAAGTCTGATCTGCTGTTAGTTCTTTGCAGCACCTCATATGGAGCCATGCTTATGGATGGTTGTTACAGAGGAATATTTTTACCCATCCGTTTGACCACGAGCTCTCAAGTGCACcctaacttttacttttttttggaCTACTTCGACATGCAGCACCTTTGTATTTGAGAAACTATACAGCGCCATCTACAGAAGCTCGGGGGCACTGCTGCGTCCAGATCAGTTTCACCTCCAACCTCCAGCCACCAGCAGTGCTCCCAGTTTGGACCTCTGCAATGATCACACCATCAGCtgaacgtaaaaaaaaaaaaaaagtcaacacatCTGCATTCACATGGATTAGCCACCAGTTTCTGCATTTTCTACATCAAATTAAAGCAAGAAATGAGGCTGGAAACAAATTATTTCAGGCCTACTTGGCTTCCGGAGCGAGTTATAAAGACAGGTGagcataaaaaaatgaaataagaggCAAAATTCAAAGAAGGACGGAGCTAAATCCGGTTTGTGAGGAGACCAGTGCACACATGGATATCCTGTATATTCCCAGAGACAGGCTGTTAGTCCGTGtaataaaggaaaaaagaccagaaagaaacacaaatttaaaaaataatctctATTTCATTGATTCAAAACTTCCAGCAAGCGAGCATATAATTCACAGCTGTTATAATGTCTAATAAACTGATATTTGCAACTCCGAATCCATTCCTTATTTATCCCCCTCCCCTTCCTGTCGGTGTGTCAGACCCAGAGACCTCCTCATTTGGAcccccagtttttttttttttttgcgttgGCGAATCACAAAGTGTTGGCATCTATTGCCTTTGTCTGACAAGTCATCCATATAAGCAAAAGGGGGGTctgcagaggggaggagaggagaaagggggggaggaggaggaggggagggttGCAGCTTTTagaaccacagacacacagagaggcttCATTCCCAGCCCAAAGATCCAGCCTAACGCATCCAGCGCCAAAAGAGAAACCcgacgtgtgtgagtgtgcgcgtTTCTTCGCCGTTTTGACGCGTGAATCAAGGCCACCAGGATTGAGGAGATACCGGGCCCTGCACGCTGGACCTTCATTTCTTTCAAAGAGACGCGGTCTGCTCGCTGGCACGCTGTGAGAATTACCTCTGGTCGCTCCAggctttgaaaaaaacaaacaaaaaaacaaaaaaaccacaCCGATGAACTAAACACAGGTCGTGTTCCTGAAACAATCCTTCGGTCATGCTGCGCACCTGCCAGACCTCCGCTCCCGGACCGGACTGCTGAAGAAAGAGAAGGGCAACTTTTGGGGAAGAAGTTGCCGTCAGATCGGCTGCTGAAGCGGGGGGTTTGGGGGGCAAACTAAGTCCCTCCAAAGAGTAgaatcaccttttttttcttcacattttcatCCTTGATAGGAAGGCGAAACGGCGACTTCAGTTGATTATCTGTCTTTCCTTTGCTATCCAATGGATATTCACTGCAAAGCAGACCCCTTCACAGCGATGCACCGTAAGTAGCACAACCCGAGTTTCTCTCCCACTGCAGCCCTCACGTATATGCGGATACAAACGATaagaaatacatacatttaatgcagatttggaaaaaaagaaagaggcatGCAGCAGAGCGCATGTGGGGTTCCGTGTGCTAACAGCATCTTGGcgcataaaaacaaacagtcacGGGCTAATAAAGTGACATGCAGGCAAACAGAGCCCAACGTGGAAACAGGAGGCTGGTGGTGGAATAAATAATCTGCTCATATTTCACACCTCAGTTTACGTGTGCAAATTTCAGCCGATGcactgggtaaaaaaaaaaaaaaaattcagaatATAACAGGTGACAGCAAGGCTCCTGTGCAGAGATGTCCAGAAATTAAACTTGTCATAGTAAACAAAGAACATGCGTTGGCAGGTACTCTGTAATTTACACGTGTATCACCCTCCAGCTTCCCgcgctctctgtgtgtgtgtgtgtgtgtgtgtgtatgtgtgtgtgtgtgtgtgtgagtgtgtgtttaggcCTAATAAGTCAAGACACGTTAGTTACACATGTATTattcaaataattcaaataacAGAAAGGTCTGCAAGTCCAGCTTAAGTCCACACACAGTGTGGTTAACTTGTAATTTGGTGGATTGTGTGAATAATTGATGATCTCTTCGTTTACTAAATAATATGTAATATGAGTAATCAAAGCTCGttcaattatttaaaattacCGTGCAGGGAAAATGAGGGAGTTGCAACTTAATAGCCAACATGAGCCATGGAGCTGCTGCGAAAATATGAGgtctgtgtttggactgtggggaACTTTAAAGTGCTGGAGActtaaatgtattcatatttgtaattattttaaatagCAGTTATGGCACAGGCCCACATGGCTCAATGTAGGTTGGATTTAATGTACAAATTATACAAGCTGCACAATAACAGTatgacagatgaaaaaaaaaaataataataataataataaaaaaatgctgTCTAATTGGATGTTCATCACTTTAACGATATATTGGatgttcttattttattttgaaaaacgtTTTTATGAAGGGAATATTGTAATTCATTagaaaaattaatatatataatataatatataatataaataaataaaaatttagcTGCAGTGTCTATTTTTGTTccataaaaaagtaaaacatatttttttaaatgaacattcATTGTAGGAAACGTTGTTTGCAAGTCctcttttaattatttagacTAATGACTGACAAAATGTTATTATCAGGCGTCTGTGCAGCATTCAGGCAAGTAAGACAGTAAACAACTTTCTGCAAATCtaaaattaaagaataaaaataaaggtATTTTATTTGTATGCATGCTTTAAGGCTTTTCCATGACACCATAAATCTTTGTAAATCCACCTGCTCCATAGAAACAAGTGATGGAAACTGACCTTCAGTTTTGTTAGATTAtatattttcagtcatttttgtctccaccataataataatgataataataaacacacacacacacacatacacacacacacacacttacctgcGTCTTCCTCTCCCTGACGACTTTATGTAATGTTacggttgtgtgtgtgctgctgttgtatCCCACGTAGGGCACGGAGGTGTGAACCAGCTCGGCGGGGTGTTTGTGAACGGCAGACCCCTCCCGGACGTGGTGAGGCAGCGGATAGTGGAGCTTGCCCACCAGGGCGTCCGGCCCTGCGACATCTCCAGACAGCTGCGGGTCAGCCACGGCTGCGTCAGCAAGATCCTGGGCAGGTGGGTGAAAAGTGTCCGGCCAAACCCTGCAGCCAGGTAGGCTCCGGTCTGGTCCTaagtcacacactaacactggTTTTTGCAGATTTGGTGGATTTCTCTGACGTGTTTTGTGCGCTTGTTGCTGTTTGCTGAAAAGATTCACTTGCGATGATTATATTTGCTATTTATTCTAATggattttaattagtttttaaggAAATTGTGTTTGTTATGAGACATCATGGATGTTTAAAGACGCCAATTATACCAATTAACCCCTCAAGTGTGATGTTTTGCTGAAGAAAAGTTTGACTTTTGcaacacgtaaaaaaaaaagtagttctCAGGAACAATAACTCTCCTATGGGCGTCTCATCGCgtttaaaatgatattaaacGCCTGTCTAAGGGTGGAATTGTTGGAATTACATGTCAAATATTACAAGCTGTCATCACTGGtggatatttttaattttttttgcagatACTACGAGACTGGCAGCATCAAACCAGGGGTGATTGGGGGGTCTAAACCTAAAGTGGCCACGCCAAAGGTCGTGGACAAAATCGCAGACTACAAGAGACAAAACCCAACCATGTTTGCGTGGGAGATCAGAGACAGACTGCTGGCAGAGGGCGTCTGCGACAACGACACTGTTCCCAGCGTCTCATCCATTAACAGGTAGGaaacacaaattaaatatatataaccTCAAATTAGAAGCAAAATTTGgatattctgatttatttttttttctccttcgtGTAAATGTAGTTGGGTTGAAGAGCGAGCTTTGCAGGttgtaaacattttaatgaagtgCGCAAATTGAAAATCGTTTATCACAGCATATCTGTGCTTGGCGCACCACCCACAGCAGAATATTGTTTGACCAACTTTGTGCTGCCCGGCACGCCGAGGCTGCCTGCGGTCTCAGAGGTGCAATTCAATCTTTCAGACCAAACTCCCTCAACAATCAGCAGTACATCCAGGACTGAGTGAATCTGTCGAGATGAAAACCGATCAATATTCGGTGACCAGATCCCGTGGCGCTATAAAGCAGGCCAATTTTCTTTAGCACATCTAAtgtgctggagctgctgcacacTGAGAGTCAGAGAGCCACGCTGGCTTTTCTgcaagattttattttgaaagaaatggTTTGAAAGCGGAATTAAGGGGGCAGAGAATggctgtaatttattttttttgaaatgcATCATGTGAAATGAGATGATAAATAGGATGATAAGAATATTTATtgtagagaaaacaaaaaatgctttaagaaaatcattttctgtttatcAGTAAGGCTCCCGATTTAAATCCTTGCATTAAAATTCGAGGTGATATCTTCCTGTAATTAATATTGATGCAACATTATGATGATGCATAAAAGTGCAGCATCAATTTTGCCATTCAGACGCTCATAGGAAACTCTTACATGAGAAATTACCATATGAATATCTGTATTTAACATTGCAAATGTCACCTTTTATGCTACAAATTTCCAGTTTTCTTGGAGAAATTCGTAAACAGCAGTGTGGTTATAAGAAGGCAGCTACAGGAGgaaccaggacacacacacacacacccacaccccacccctccacacacacacacacacacacacacacccccaccagAGATCCCTGGTGATGAACTTTGGTTAAGAGGCACTGTTCCATAGAGCCAGCATcagcattacattttaatgagcTGATGGGAGAGCATGGACAGCTCCACACAAGACATCTTTTAAATAGAGAAAAGGCTGAAGAAAATTCATTTCATGCTTCGTGGCTGCTTAAAAAGCCCCATTTAAGGAGGCTCAGACACATGTATGTGATAAATTCAAAACGTACATTAATATCATTAAAAGAGCCctataaagtttttttcaaTTCCAATTAATGCTTTCTATTTTGGGCCGGGGGGAGCCTTATGTGTCTTTGTTTATGTGCGAAATTAAATTGTGGATACAAAGAACTGTAATTCTATCAGCCAAATACTGTATGAGAGCTACTTTGAATTTTTATTACGGCTTAATGctgaatatttgacttttttttttttttttttttttagcagaagAAATGTAAGATTTCAATATGTGGCTCTGTACtccactgccacacacacacagtggagcacacacacacacacacaaatgagacGACATGcgcatttgttttgctttagcTGGAGGTTAATATTTCAATACATGTCTGAATTTCTAAAGGATCAGTCcgaaaaaatcaatgaaaacatCCTTAGTGCCTCAATCGCTGTATAGCAGACTTGGCTGCAGATCATCTGACAGcaagctgttttaaaaaaaaaatccctagAAAAAGTGAGTCAGTCTTAAAATACATGACAGGAGAAGTTTTCACTCCAGGTGTTCAAAGAGGGCTTTCCCagctaaagaagaagaagaaaaaaaaaaagcgaaagACTGGAGCCAAAGTCTTTTCCAGTTGGATGAATCTGACGGGGGCCAGTCGTGGGTTTCTGTGGTAGACAGTCTGACCTCAGGACTGTTGACAAAAGAGGATGCTCTATTTAAACACCTTTCCCCTGCATGCATTATTAAATGCTACAGAGATAGTGTTGTACTACCAGTCAGGGCCACCACAACCAACAAGTAACGCTGCTACCCTGCTGgtagacataaaaaaaaaggccctcAATGGCGCTAGATATTATTGATTCAGAAGGAAAgcaattttaatatttcttcaGGGGATTTTCAGCAACAGCAGGGTCATTAATTCATTCTCCCAAATTGCTTATTCAATATCAAGAACATGGATACCAAATAAAGTCTTTGAATTTATGTAGCACACACAAGTCAAGGGGTCGAATAACTGTTATGGGGAGaagtgaaaaaaattaaaacatcaaTATGCGCTCTTTGGAAAAGGCTTGTTGTTAGGCAGCTTTGCCTCCAAGgggagttttctttctttttttttttcgatttGTGACATTGTTGGATTTATTCGTCTGAAGCCTTCTGGCACCTAAAGTAACATCAATATCCGAATCATCAAATGCATTTCAGGATAATGCGGAAAGGATATAAGAGGAGCGATTTTTGTGCAGTTTTGTCTGAGCGTGTATACGTATTTTCAGTtcaactgaaatgaaacatgcaaacAAGTAAAGACAAAGGAACAAAATCTGTATTGTGCAAAGAAATTGGCCTGAAAAGGATCCATAGTCCTCATCCGACCTCTTTTCCTTGTGCTCTAAAATGGCTCTCGTGGCACACATGATGAATAGTTTTAAAGTTTACAAATTATTGTGACAGCTCCCTTTCTCCCCAAGTGCCATTCAGATTAAAGGAATCTAATGCTGGCGTAAGCTTGTGCAAGGCAATAAGGAACTATTGCTTTCCTGTCACATATAATTTATAGCTTTCTATTTGCATCTGTTTGCCCGTGTGACTAATCCCCAACTTTTTCTCCCCAAGCCCCAATCAATACAACCTCATCCGCATTGGCACATGGGGGCTGCTGGTTCTACAGAGATGTTTGATCTGGGAAGCAAAGGGCTACTATAGGGCTGCAATCGGTCCCAGTGAAACCCCCTCCAcggtgggggagagagacagggggagagagagagctgattAGTGTGGGCCAGGTAGAGTCAGTGAAGCTGATCATTGAGGTGAATTGATGTGATTTCATGCTTTGTTTGCAAGATCACTCAGACCAAAAGTGCAATGAAGACTTTTCTCCAAACCTCACCTTTAAGGTAGAACCACTGACCAGATCCCTGCTTGCGTATGAGTTACATTTGATATCTTAATCACACGGTATCTCCATAGCAGCTGCTGTGACCGAACAGTGTGCTCACGGTTGGGGCAGCCTGGAGATCTCCAGGAGGCGAAATCGGTCATAGAAACGCAGCAGTGACACCTgcttttcctttgtttcctAGGATCATCCGAACAAAAGTCCAGCAGCCTTTCCATCCGTCTCCTGACGGGACGTCCCTGTCGACACCGGGCCATACCATAGGTAACACTGCAGCTCCCAGCGCCAGCCTCAGCAGGGGCACTGTGTGGAATCACAGCACATACTGTAATTGCATGTGTTCAATGTGAATTCAAACTGGTtgctaatttcattttttttctttgtcccaGTACCAAGCACAACCTCTCCGCCTGTAAGCAGCGCCTCCAATGACCCTGCAGGATCCTACTCCATCAATGGGATTCTGGGTATTCCGCGATCCAAtggtgaaaagaggaaaagagatgaAGGTAAGagaatttttctgtttttagtgtttttaggGGGGAAAACCCCCACATAATCTCATCTCAGGATTAGCATGCTGAAAATATCTGAAATCCtacaaaaaaagctaaaaaaaaattgaaaaggATTCTTTGCAGCTTTATGCCATAAAACCCACTTTGCTGAACTTGCAATTACGGCATTAAAACCTGCTTCAGTTCCAGTAGATGACCCTTATAAAACACCTAAGTCTGAACTCTGT includes:
- the pax2b gene encoding paired box protein Pax-2b, yielding MDIHCKADPFTAMHRHGGVNQLGGVFVNGRPLPDVVRQRIVELAHQGVRPCDISRQLRVSHGCVSKILGRWVKSVRPNPAARYYETGSIKPGVIGGSKPKVATPKVVDKIADYKRQNPTMFAWEIRDRLLAEGVCDNDTVPSVSSINRIIRTKVQQPFHPSPDGTSLSTPGHTIVPSTTSPPVSSASNDPAGSYSINGILGIPRSNGEKRKRDEDGSDGSGPHSDSQGSVESLRKHLRADAFTQQQLEALDRVFERPSYPDVFPTSEHIKPEQANEYSLPALNSSLDEVKPSLSSSANPDLGPSVSQSYPVGRDMANTTLPGYPPHVPPTGQGSYPTSTLAGMVPGSEFSGNPYSHPQYTSYNEAWRFSNPALLSSPYYYSAASRGSAPPTAATAYDRH